TATCAAATGCTGGTTGGCGGCTTACTCTTAAGAAGAATGCGATAACGAAGGTAGGAAGCCTGCCAATATACTCATTTCTTCAAAACAATGAATTTGTAAATGCTTAGCAGTCGAACGACGCATGGCCGCGAAGCGGATCATAGGCAAGTTAGCCAGCCACGCGAGTCTGAATATGCTAAACTTACTTCCTCGGCCTGCAATATGGCCGAGCCAAAAGCGAGAACGCATTTCAACTCCCTCTGCTGTTTGCGAAACTGCATGGCATAGAAGGCCGAAATTCACAGGCATATTAAGATCACCGACTAACGCACAGGCGACAAAGCGATCCTTGTCATTCGGATCCGAACCGAAAAATATTTTCGGATCCACAAAATTGATCCTGAGCTTCATCAAGCTAGGACCTATATATTCATGCACAAGGTGACTCGCACCTACCAAAATCCCTGGTTGTTTCGCTTCCCAATCCATCCAAACATGAGCCTTGGGATGCCAACGTTTATAATCTTCTGTAGTCCGGAGATATTCTGCGAACCAGAGTCTTACCATATCAGGAGACACTCCAGGCATTGGCGTGCGCACGGAGACTTGGAATGTTCCGTTAGAAAGTCTTTCCACTGCCGTTTCAAATTCTCCGCTGAGAAGATCGTCCAATCGGCGAGGTTTTGAGAAGAATAGTAACCCAAAGTTTACTGCCAGCAACAACGCCACTAATCCGAGGAGCACAAACAATTCCATAGAACGACTGTGGGTGATTTCCTATAAAATGTCAACAAATTAGATCATGTTCTAATTTAACTTTCTCACGTCGAAGCCGTTTAGCATAACAATAAGCGGCTTACTTTCCGAACCCTTTGGGCCAGGGCAATAGATTGCATTGAGATTATGTTTCCTGTATGGTACGAAGATCTTTTCGTATTTTACGGAAAGCTTGCGGCGGATGTTACCTCCCATCTGCCCCAAAAGGCAAATCTCACTCAAATTATTTTCGAGATACTTATGCAAATGAAGAAGGTAGCCTTGGAAAATATAAAGCTCCATAAAGAATTTGCAATCTTGTCGCTTACCGACCAAACCTTTGCAACAGCACTTAAGCAAGCAGAGCAAGAACGCATAGGGGCTGAATTACCGAAGATCATGGAGTATTTCGGGAATCAGATCATTCGTAGGTCGAAAAAATACCCCCATTGATCCGTTAGTCGAAATTTTAGACTTGCAAATCTTATCCGAACATAGATTAACGATGGATCAATAATTTATTATCTATTAAGCGACTTCTCCTTAAGAGATAAAATCAGCTTAGCGGAGAATTTATGCTCACTTACCTACGTCGTTTCTTGTGCATTATCTTTTTATCATACTTCATTTTATGCAGTATGCTCTGGCCAAATCAAATTTCGGCTGAGGAATCTAAATCGAAGCAATCTGCCGGCGTGCAAGTTATCCGACAATTCGGAGACTCAATTACGTATGGCTATGGTTTTGTTGAATGTGCGGGAATACCCGGATTCTGTATGACATATTGGACATATAACAGCCGACTCTATCAATGCGCAAGCTGTGCTATTTATTCCTGGGGAGGAGGATATCGCGGGTGGATGACTGAATTAGCATTACAACCTTCGACTCAATTTCTTTTTGCAACAGAAGGTTATCAATGCGGAGGATCGTATACTGCTCAATGGGAAACCAATTCCATGTCACACGACGGATACCCCGGCTTCCGCACAGATCAATTAGTGCCGTTAGCTTTGCTTCCAAGTAACGCGTCAATCACACTGGTTCATGCCGGAACAAATGATTTTGTACAAGGTAAATCCGTCTCCTCAGCAGAAACGAATCTGACTCAGATCGTACAAAATTTGATCGCACAAAATGCAAAGACCAAGATCTATGTAGCACAAATTGTTCGTTTCGTGAAACCTGCGTCCACTTGCATTGGATGCGCAGACCATAGCGTCTTAAACCCACTCGTCAAACAATACAACGACTGGATCCAAAACACTCTGGCAAATAACTTTCCAAAGCAAGTCGTAGTAGTGAACATGTATGATTCACTTCAAACGCAAACGGATTATTCTCCCGATGGAGTCCATCCAGGTATGGTCGGATACCAAAAAATGGCCTGCTCTTGGATTCGTGCGATCAAACAAATGCCTTCCTCACCTTCGGATCCATGCAATGGCTTCTCCTTTGGCGAAAAGAAAAAGCAAAAAGTACCTTCTGAATCAGAGCTACAAAAGTCAATGCCCCCTTCGGAGCTCATAAACCGAATTATGCAAGGAAAGTCATAGAATGTTTCAGGGCTCTAATTTACAGCCCATTGATCGCAATTAAAATGCCATCCCAAAAAAGAGAAACATCGTACGACTACGTTTGTTTCAGTGAACTGCTGTACGAATATGATAAGCCAAAAGAGACGGAAAAGAAGATCAAGAGAAGATTGAAATACTATGAGTTAGGAGATTATGACCAAGACCGAGTAGATACAATCCGGAAATTAAAGAACGATCTAAGCGAAGAAATACAAAAGAATAGTGGCTCAAAATACTATCTGGGTTCAAAAGAAATATATGCGGCCTTGAATGATTTTGATTTCGATCTGCTACTGAAAGACTTTCAATTAAAATATCAAAGGATAAGCAAGGATGATATGAGTTCCATCCTGCTTATCGCAATTTATACTTACTATCTTCGTTAATCTCTTAGATAAGAAGCCTTAGATACTCAATCATTCGGCGTTTCTTTTTGGAGCTTTTCAGACCTCTTATCCAATATAAATCCGATAGTACCCAATATCACAACTAAAATCAAATGTCTCAGAGCGACGAAATAATAGAAGTCGCCTCCCGCACCAAACGCATCCCTATAATCCATGCCACGGTCGGCTCTAGAGATTAACGATACTAACACATACTCTACGAGCAATATTTCGATCCCCCAAATCGACGAGATTATTAAAGAAATCTTAAATACAGGGCGAGAAATCTCTTCTAAGATCCATGGGAGTAAAGCTCCCGCCACAGCAGGGACGAGGACAAGTAGGGGAGCAAGTATGATTATATTCACTCCTGTAGAGCAGCCACTTCCACGACTACAGTATAAGGCCAAAAGCAACACAACAAAGACAGTGACGATTGCAAGAAATCCGAGCACAAAACCAAGCAACATAGCAGGAACGAGTATTTTTTTCATACCATCACTCTTGCCTTGCTACATTCATTGTATATTGGAAAATTAATCTTTCCGAAGATTGTATCAATTGTTGGTTTTCTATATAAACAAAATCTGATTCGTTTAAGGACAATCGTTAGGAGATCTCTATGCAGCATTTAATATTCAAATATCTGATTACTTCTTTCCTGGTGGTATTGATCTCCGAAATAGCAAGGAGAAATGACAAAGTGGGCGGCTTAATCGCCTCCTTGCCAATAATAACTATATTAACTTTGCTATGGTTACACTTTGAGAATGCCGGGCAGGAGAAGATAAGCAATCATGCTTATTATACATTCTGGTTCGTTCTGCCGACCTTGCCCATGTTTTTGATTTTTCCTAAATTATATCTATCATACGGTTTTTGGACCGCATTGTCTGTTAGCATTCTTTTTACGATTCTACTTTTTGTGGCATATTCCCGCATCTTAGAACGCTTTGGAATTAGATTGTTTTGAAAGCATTCTTCTCTGAGTAAGCAAAGAATCAGCCTCACATTCTCTATTGCAGAATTTTTATTTTAGGATTCTGAACTTTTAGATCTTTGAGAAAGGATATATGCCGTCGCAAAGAAAACAGTTCCGATTAAAGATGATAAAACACAAAGAAAAGTGAACCAGCGTCCCTTCAAGGTTCCAGTATGTTCTTTTAAGAAGGCGATGAAAGAAAACACCCCCGCTGTTAAAAAAAGAATCCTGGAAATAAAATCCAAAGATTTAGCAAACCGTGATGAATAAGAAATTAAGGATGTAAATGAGAGTAAATTCAGAAGGGAAACGAATAGAATATAAATATGATTTGCCCGCATTTCCATTCTAGCTGTCATCTCAGTTAGATGTTCTGGGCGAAAATAATACTGCATATAGAGTCCGGTAATCGGAAATGCGATTAAAAGAATGAGACCTATAGAAAAATTCAATTTACGTAACATGTATTTCCTCACTCATCTAGTAGCTCCAGTCCTCACAAATCAACTAATTTTCTTTCACTTCAAATCTCTTCAGCGCAATCCCAACATTCGCCTAATAACGATTATACGAACAATAACCTCTCCTCTATTAGACTTACTAGCAAATCTCATTTAGGAATCAACAAGGACTTCTACTTAGCTATTACTAAGAAATTCCTGGATAACTTCTACCCAAAAACCTGTACAACTCTCGCGTGTGAAAATCATATCTTAGATAAAGAGATTTCTACTAGACCAGATGTGATTCGATGTTCTAAATGCCATGCTCAACAATCTAGACTATCATATACTCCCCTTCACCATTTTAAATTGGATCTCTGGATGTTCGGGTATGTATTACATGAATCTCTTATCCAATTCCCTAAGGTATTAACTTCTACAGAAATCAGTAAAAGACTAAAGATCAGTTATAAAGCAGCTAGTTTGCTCAAAAGAAGATTCCAGTTATTCTGTTCTGATCAGTTACCGAAGTATAAAGACCTAACCTACAATGCATTAAATCATCAGTTTAAAGACTTCTTACTACCTCCCAATGAGAACAAAGACATTTCTAAGAAAATGGCTAATAAACCCTATGTATGCGTAGATACAGCCGTTTTATACTCTGCTGGGGAAAGAGCTAATAAAGGTAGAAAGAGATACAGTAGTAAAGGACAAACCTCTTCTATTTACCTATCTCCTAAGCTTGGAGGTAAACAAGTCGGAACCCTAGTACAAACTATCGGTATAAAAAATGGTCCTGTATTCTTTACTTCTGTGCCTAACCAAAAAGCAGAAACACTAGGACCTATTATTAGAGATCATATACCTACTTCATCTGCTTTATTTAGTGATCTAGGATATTCATGGCTTTGGGGAGTCTATAGGAACCATCGAGCAGTTAACCACTCGGCAAGATCTTCTGATAACAGATTTAGATGGGCTAGGAATAGATATTCAAAAAATGGAATACACTCACAGGTATCAGAGGGAAATAATAGGCTACTGAAAACAGCTTTTGCTTCTTATGGGTGGATAAAGCCAGAGTATAGTACTTTATATCTGAATGAATTTAGTTTTATTAAGAATGCGAATGTATTTGGTTTAGATGTACTAGTTAATGATGGTTTGAGTAGGGAGCTTTTTGTATCTAATCGGAGGTGGCTACGAGAGGAGCCGGTGAAGATTAGATCTAAAAGATCCTCACTCCGAAAGTATCTTCAACTTCTTGCTGAAGATGTAATTTTGCAGATAGACCATGTCATCCGGATTTGAATCGAAGAAGTTTACCCCGAGATGAAACTTACCATTAGGCAACTCAAGAAAACGAACGACCTCGCCGCGGAGAACGAGCTCTCTTTCCTGGATCGGGACAAACATCTTAATGATATTATGTTTTTTCAAATATTGAAAGGTCCGAGCATCTTCTATTTCATAGAGAAGACCGTTCATACTTATATCCAGGATCCTCGTAACTGCCTCTTCATTTCTGAAATTATCTTGGCGGATATATACCTTGGTTAAGGCATAAGTTAGGATCTCGCCCAACTCTTCTATGTACAATGCTTGTTGTTGGACGATAGAAAATTTGTCCATTGCAGTGGTATAGACTCTAATATACCCGATCGGATCGTTGAATAAACGAATGGGAGTCACTACATAAGAGATCATAAAGTCTCGGATCTCTGCCTTTTGCAATTCTCTGAAAAACTCATCTGCTTTGGCCTGACTTTGGGTCTTGACAAGATGTAGATATTCATCCCGAAAATTATCTAGAAATGGATCTTTCTCCTCTCCTATATAATTCATAATCAAGGAACAATCAGGAACGTAGACGGATCGATTGTATTTGCGAATGAATTTAGTAAGGAACCCTTCTTCTTTTCCAGGACCGAAGAATACGATTTCGAAGTCCTTAGATACTCCTAGAATATATTCAGTAGCCATCAAATTGATTAGCTTCAGACTAGGATTGTCCTTCTTAATCTCCTTCATCAAGTGAAAGAAGCGCTGTTCCACACTCAAATTTTTTCCGAGCTCTCTTTCTCCTCCGCTCAAAGAACGATATAGAATTACGTAGTTCATGAATAAGTCGTCTACTGCGACGCGGATATTCTTTCGGAACGCAGCTGCCTGCAATTCGGAAGGGATCTTTATTCGAACATGATCTTCCCAAAAATCCAAAAGAACTACTTCGAATTGGTATAGTATATTCAAAATTTCGAAACTGATTTTCGCACGCAGGATACCCTTAGGCTGTAAGTAAGGCACATAGAGTATTAGAGTATCTTCGCCGAC
Above is a window of Leptospira semungkisensis DNA encoding:
- a CDS encoding DAPG hydrolase family protein — encoded protein: MLLGLVALLLAVNFGLLFFSKPRRLDDLLSGEFETAVERLSNGTFQVSVRTPMPGVSPDMVRLWFAEYLRTTEDYKRWHPKAHVWMDWEAKQPGILVGASHLVHEYIGPSLMKLRINFVDPKIFFGSDPNDKDRFVACALVGDLNMPVNFGLLCHAVSQTAEGVEMRSRFWLGHIAGRGSKFSIFRLAWLANLPMIRFAAMRRSTAKHLQIHCFEEMSILAGFLPSLSHSS
- a CDS encoding GDSL-type esterase/lipase family protein translates to MLTYLRRFLCIIFLSYFILCSMLWPNQISAEESKSKQSAGVQVIRQFGDSITYGYGFVECAGIPGFCMTYWTYNSRLYQCASCAIYSWGGGYRGWMTELALQPSTQFLFATEGYQCGGSYTAQWETNSMSHDGYPGFRTDQLVPLALLPSNASITLVHAGTNDFVQGKSVSSAETNLTQIVQNLIAQNAKTKIYVAQIVRFVKPASTCIGCADHSVLNPLVKQYNDWIQNTLANNFPKQVVVVNMYDSLQTQTDYSPDGVHPGMVGYQKMACSWIRAIKQMPSSPSDPCNGFSFGEKKKQKVPSESELQKSMPPSELINRIMQGKS
- a CDS encoding DUF3147 family protein, producing MQHLIFKYLITSFLVVLISEIARRNDKVGGLIASLPIITILTLLWLHFENAGQEKISNHAYYTFWFVLPTLPMFLIFPKLYLSYGFWTALSVSILFTILLFVAYSRILERFGIRLF
- a CDS encoding transposase, which produces MSSAQSQHSPNNDYTNNNLSSIRLTSKSHLGINKDFYLAITKKFLDNFYPKTCTTLACENHILDKEISTRPDVIRCSKCHAQQSRLSYTPLHHFKLDLWMFGYVLHESLIQFPKVLTSTEISKRLKISYKAASLLKRRFQLFCSDQLPKYKDLTYNALNHQFKDFLLPPNENKDISKKMANKPYVCVDTAVLYSAGERANKGRKRYSSKGQTSSIYLSPKLGGKQVGTLVQTIGIKNGPVFFTSVPNQKAETLGPIIRDHIPTSSALFSDLGYSWLWGVYRNHRAVNHSARSSDNRFRWARNRYSKNGIHSQVSEGNNRLLKTAFASYGWIKPEYSTLYLNEFSFIKNANVFGLDVLVNDGLSRELFVSNRRWLREEPVKIRSKRSSLRKYLQLLAEDVILQIDHVIRI
- a CDS encoding PilZ domain-containing protein — protein: MAVGRSDTLQELITILETMFGETIIGSDINLVKHLFYSLKADQREFPFDYEGDKLNSIVEEVGEDTLILYVPYLQPKGILRAKISFEILNILYQFEVVLLDFWEDHVRIKIPSELQAAAFRKNIRVAVDDLFMNYVILYRSLSGGERELGKNLSVEQRFFHLMKEIKKDNPSLKLINLMATEYILGVSKDFEIVFFGPGKEEGFLTKFIRKYNRSVYVPDCSLIMNYIGEEKDPFLDNFRDEYLHLVKTQSQAKADEFFRELQKAEIRDFMISYVVTPIRLFNDPIGYIRVYTTAMDKFSIVQQQALYIEELGEILTYALTKVYIRQDNFRNEEAVTRILDISMNGLLYEIEDARTFQYLKKHNIIKMFVPIQERELVLRGEVVRFLELPNGKFHLGVNFFDSNPDDMVYLQNYIFSKKLKILSE